The Streptomyces nigra genome includes the window GGGAAGGACGGCATGTTCTGCGGGCCCGTCTGCATGGCCTCGTAGATGTGCTTGGGCTCGACGCCCTCCAGGCTCGGGGCGTACTTGCCCTTCGTCAGGGCGCCGCCCTTGCCGGTGAAGTTGTGGCACTGGGCGCAGTTGTTGCGGAAGAGCTCACCGCCCTTGGCGATGTCCGCGCCCTCGGGGTCGTACTGGTCCTTCGTCGGGACGGAGGGACCGGCACCCAGCGAGGCGACGAACGCCGCGAGCTGGTCGATCTCGGCCTGCGAGTAGATGTTCTTCTTCCGCGGGACCTGGGCGGCCTGGGAGGTGGCGGCCGGCATGCGGCCCGTCGAGACCTGGAAGTCCACGGCGGCGGCGCCGACGCCGACCAGGCTCGGACCGTCGGAGGTGCCCTGACCATCGGTTCCGTGGCAGCTGGCGCAGCCGACGGTGTAGAGCTTCTTGCCCTCCTCGATGGTGAGGGACTGGGCGGATTCCTCGGCCTGCGCCTTGTCCGCGGGCGCGAACACGGCGTACAGCCCCCCCGTGCACGCCAGCGCGAGGAGTAGGACGACGACTGCCGCCAGCGGATGGCGTCGTCGTGCGGAGAGCTTTTTCACGGATTACCCCGGTGTCAGGATCTTCTGCGTCGATGCTTCTGGTAGGTGCGTTGGTGGAACGCGCGCGGGATCGGGCCCGGCTACTTGATCATGTAGATCGTGGCGAAGAGTCCGATCCAGACGACATCGACGAAGTGCCAGTAGTAGGACACGACGATCGCAGCGGTCGCCTGTTCGTGCGTGAACCTCCGGGCCGCGTAGGTGCGGCCGAGGACCAGCAGGAAGGCGATGAGACCGCCCGTCACGTGCAGGCCGTGGAAGCCGGTGGTCAGGTAGAAGACCGAGCCGTACGGGTCCG containing:
- a CDS encoding c-type cytochrome, translating into MKKLSARRRHPLAAVVVLLLALACTGGLYAVFAPADKAQAEESAQSLTIEEGKKLYTVGCASCHGTDGQGTSDGPSLVGVGAAAVDFQVSTGRMPAATSQAAQVPRKKNIYSQAEIDQLAAFVASLGAGPSVPTKDQYDPEGADIAKGGELFRNNCAQCHNFTGKGGALTKGKYAPSLEGVEPKHIYEAMQTGPQNMPSFPDTVMSEQNKKDIIAYLHAVNSDETENPGGLELGGLGPVSEGLFAWIFGLGALIAIATWVAARTAKARKS